In the genome of Botrytis cinerea B05.10 chromosome 13, complete sequence, one region contains:
- the Bccoq5 gene encoding Bccoq5, translated as MACRSALRPLTRSARTQFVSRCFSTSSTIRQADPSSTQTSSAGASNSDNGRTTHFGYQTVPEAEKEARVAGVFSNVAASYDTMNDFMSLGIHRLWKDHFVRSINPGFTPPTSSTSTSSPQGWKMLDIAGGTGDIAFRLLDHATNINKSPSSSITISDINPEMLAEGRKRSLQTSYAHSPRLNFLLANAESLPMVPSNSLDLYTVAFGIRNFTNKDAALREAHRVLKPGGLFACLEFSDVTNPLFNAIYKQWSFSAIPLIGQLVAGDRDSYQYLVESIEKFPKQEEFRDMIKEAGFVVPGKGWEDLTGGIAAIHKGIKPLEK; from the exons ATGGCTTGCAGATCAGCACTCAGACCATTAACCAGGTCTGCCAGAACTCAATTCGTTTCGAGATGTTTTTCAACTTCGAGTACAATACGTCAAGCAGATCCATCCTCCACACAAACATCATCTGCAGGTGCATCGAATAGCGACAATGGACGAACCACACATTTCGGATATCAAACTGTGCCAGAGGCGGAGAAGGAAGCAAGAG TTGCGGGAGTCTTCAGTAATGTTGCAGCCTCGTACGATACCATGAATGACTTTATGTCATTGGGGATCCATAGACTATGGAA AGACCACTTCGTCCGCTCTATAAACCCCGGTTTCACCCCCCCTACCTCCTCCACTTCTACCTCCTCCCCCCAAGGCTGGAAAATGCTCGACATAGCCGGCGGCACCGGAGACATCGCCTTCCGTCTCCTTGACCACGcaaccaacatcaacaaatccCCCTCCTCCAGCATAACCATATCCGACATCAATCCCGAGATGCTTGCCGAAGGACGCAAACGCTCGCTCCAAACCTCCTACGCCCATTCCCCCCGTCTCAATTTCCTCCTCGCAAATGCCGAGTCTCTCCCCATGGTCCCCTCGAATTCTCTCGATCTCTACACCGTTGCCTTCGGAATCCGCAATTTCACAAATAAAGATGCTGCGTTGCGGGAAGCGCACCGTGTTTTGAAACCCGGTGGGCTTTTCGCTTGTTTGGAATTCTCGGATGTGACGAATCCGTTGTTTAATGCGATTTATAAACAATGGAGTTTCTCAGCGATACCATTGATTGGCCAATTGGTGGCGGGAGATAGAGATAGTTATCAGTACTTGGTGGAGAGTATTGAGAAGTTTCCCAAGCAGGAGGAATTCAGGGATATGATTAAGGAAGCTGGATTTGTGGTCCCTGGAAAAGGATGGGAGGACTTGACAGGTGGAATTGCAGCAATCCATAAGGGTATTAAACCTCTGGAGAAGTAG
- the Bcncr1 gene encoding Bcncr1 — protein sequence MRHSFTLIGLLTAAFAASEGFTPKHEAGRCSIRGSCGKDSWFGPELPCPDNELAKEPDQEARQKLVELCGPKWSTGPVCCEGSQIDALADQIKKANPIISSCPACKENFYNTFCTFTCSPDQSLFLNVTERKQMGDKKDNKYIVTELDQLISEDYGSGFFDSCKDVKFGPTNSNAMEFIGGGAKNYSSFLAFLGHKSLLGSPFQINYPDPSKYPEEGMNPLSMVPKKCNDEDPNFRCSCVDCPAVCPALPEVSKSGSCHVGLLPCLSFAAIFTYSMVLLLIAVAVFGHIAWAKHTKRRNERLRLLEDVAPSDDDDEGDMVHGGAMYDRPQRTYWINTVCDTAFSRLGFTAARFPAITIVTSIIIVGILSLGWTKFEIEQNPARLWVSPSSSAAQEKAYFDSNFGPFYRAEQIFLVNDTNPSGPGPVMSYDTLKWWFEAEDRIRGLTGKQTGTKFSDVCLKPLGDACVVQSVGGYLNDDISSVGPDTWEKTIRSCAESPVNCRPAFGQPLDPKMIFGGWQESGDVIDATALIITWVVNNDDEGSSQVEHAMDWEASLRDELLRLQVEASERGLRLSFSTEISLEQELNKSTNTDAKIVVISYIIMFFYASLALGSTTISFQTLMRNPASSLVQSKFSLGVVGILIVLMSISASIGLFSFAGVKVTLIIAEVIPFIVLAVGVDNIFLIVHEFERVNTSHPDEMVEHRIAKALGRMGPSILLSASTETIAFALGAFVGMPAVRNFAIYAAGAVFINAVLQITMFVSILSLNQRRVEDRRVDCIPCVQIKTAGVHLGNGNGNGNAYSRFYEGSDEGFLQKFIRKTYAPTLLGRKVKTAVVVVFLGIFAAAVALMPEVALGLDQRVAIPDGSYLIPYFNDLYDYFDSGPPVYFVTRELNVTERSHQQQLCSRFTTCETESLTNILESERKRPEVSYIAATPASWIDDYFRWLDPSLDSCCVEGRSACFENRDPAWNITLHGMPEGQEFIHYLEKWIASPTDEDCPLGGQAAYGHSLVIDAEKNTIPASHFRTSHTPLHSQEDFIAAYVSARRIADGMSEKSGLEVFPYSVYYIFFDQYTTIISLTATLLCSALVLILFISSILLGSLKTGAVVTVTVIMIVTDIIGTMALFNVSLNAVSLVNLIICVGIGVEFCAHIARAFMFPSRSVMEKAKNKFRNKDARAWTALVNVGGSVFSGITITKLVGVTVLAFTRSKIFEIYYFRIWLALVVFAALHALVFLPVALSLVGGEGYRDSGDEGGLEEDLAERRYRALLPDDESDDEY from the exons ATGCGGCATTCCTTCACTTTGATCGGGCTTCTCACTGCAGCTTTCGCAGCAAGCGAAGGATTTACACCGAAACACGAAGCTGGAAGATGTTCGATAAGGGGCAGCTGTGGGAAGGATAGTTGGTTTGGTCCTGAGCTCCCTTGTCCGGATAACGAACTCGCAAAAGAGCCGGACCAAGAGGCGAGGCAAAAACTGGTCGAGCTATGTGGCCCGAAATGGAGTACCGGACCTGTTTGTTGTGAGGGGAGTCAG ATAGATGCTCTTGCAGATCAGATCAAGAAGGCAAATCCAATTATATCCTCTTGCCCGGCATGCAAAGAGAATTTTTACAACACCTTTTGTACATTTACATGCTCGCCAGATCAGTCTCTCTTCCTGAATGTAACGGAAAGAAAGCAGATGGGCGATAAAAAGGATAACAAGTACATCGTCACGGAGCTAGATCAACTTATTTCTGAAGACTATGGGTCTGGTTTCTTTGATAGCTGCAAAGATGTTAAGTTTGGaccaacaaattcaaatgccATGGAATTCATCGGAGGAGGAGCAAAGAATTACTCCTCATTCTTAGCTTTCCTGGGACACAAATCTTTACTAGGTTCGCCGTTCCAGATCAACTATCCAGACCCTAGTAAATATCCCGAGGAGGGGATGAATCCATTATCTATGGTGCCAAAGAAGTGTAACGATGAAGACCCAAACTTTCGATGTTCTTGTGTGGATTGTCCTGCAGTCTGCCCGGCTTTACCGGAAGTTTCAAAGTCTGGGTCATGCCATGTTGGATTGCTTCCATGTCTTTCGTTCGCAGCTATCTTCACATACAGCATGGTATTACTATTAATTGCCGTTGCTGTGTTTGGTCACATAGCTTGGGCTAAGCATACCAAAAGACGTAATGAAAGATTGCGACTTCTGGAAGATGTTGCCCCaagtgatgatgacgatgaaggtGACATGGTCCATGGTGGAGCCATGTATGACCGACCTCAAAGAACTTATTGGATCAATACAGTTTGTGACACTGCCTTTAGTCGTCTTGGCTTCACAGCTGCGAGATTCCCAGCTATCACTATTGTAACAAGCATAATCATAGTTGGAATCTTGAGTTTAGGTTGGACAAAGTTCGAGATTGAACAGAATCCTGCACGATTATGGGTCAGCCCATCATCTTCTGCTGCTCAAGAAAAAGCCTATTTCGATTCAAATTTTGGACCATTTTACCGTGCTGAGCAAATTTTCTTGGTCAACGATACTAACCCATCAGGTCCTGGTCCTGTCATGAGTTACGATACATTGAAATGGTGGTTTGAAGCTGAAGATCGAATTAGAGGGTTGACCGGCAAACAAACCGGTACTAAATTCAGCGATGTATGCCTGAAGCCCCTTGGTGATGCTTGCGTCGTTCAATCTGTAGGAGGTTACTTGAACGACGACATTTCCAGTGTAGGCCCGGATACATGGGAGAAAACTATTCGATCATGTGCCGAATCTCCTGTTAATTGCCGTCCTGCTTTCGGTCAACCACTGGATCCTAAAATGATCTTTGGTGGCTGGCAAGAATCTGGTGATGTCATTGATGCTACTGCCCTCATTATCACCTGGGTAGTgaacaatgatgatgaggggtCATCTCAAGTCGAACATGCTATGGACTGGGAGGCCTCCCTTCGAGATGAGTTGTTACGTTTGCAGGTTGAAGCAAGCGAACGTGGTTTGagactttctttctctactGAGATAAGTCTTGAACAAGAGCTTAATAAATCTACCAACACTGATGCAAAGATTGTCGTCATTAGTTACATCATCATGTTCTTTTACGCATCTTTGGCACTCGGCTCAACAACCATCTCATTCCAAACACTAATGCGCAATCCAGCTAGCTCTTTGGTCCAATCTAAGTTCTCACTAGGAGTAGTGGGTATTTTAATTGTGTTGATGTCTATCTCAGCATCAATTGGTCTTTTCTCCTTTGCAGGCGTTAAGGTTACGCTTATCATCGCCGAGGtcattccattcattgtTCTTGCAGTTGGTGTCGACAACATCTTCTTGATTGTACACGAATTTGAGAGAGTCAATACCAGTCATCCTGATGAAATGGTTGAGCACCGCATCGCCAAAGCACTTGGAAGAATGGGTCCATCGATTCTTCTATCAGCATCTACCGAGACTATTGCATTTGCACTTGGTGCTTTTGTTGGTATGCCAGCAGTTCGAAACTTTGCAATTTATGCTGCAGGCGCAGTATTTATCAATGCAGTTTTACAAATCACCATGTTTGTTTCTATTCTCAGTCTCAATCAACGACGTGTTGAAGATCGTCGTGTAGATTGTATTCCTTGCGTTCAGATCAAAACTGCGGGTGTTCAccttggaaatggaaatggaaatggaaatgcttACTCCAGATTCTACGAAGGCTCTGATGAAGGCTTTCTTCAAAAGTTCATTCGCAAAACATATGCTCCAACCTTACTTGGTCGCAAAGTAAAGACcgctgttgttgttgtcttTCTTGGAATATTCGCCGCTGCGGTTGCATTAATGCCTGAAGTCGCTTTGGGTTTAGACCAGCGTGTGGCAATTCCAGACGGATCATATCTCATTCCATACTTCAATGACTTGTACGATTATTTTGATTCGGGACCACCAGTGTACTTCGTTACTCGGGAATTGAATGTTACCGAACGTAGCCATCAACAACAGCTATGCTCTCGCTTTACCACATGCGAAACCGAATCTCTTACCAATATTTTGGAGTCCGAAAGAAAGAGGCCAGAGGTTTCGTACATCGCAGCTACTCCTGCTAGTTGGATCGATGACTATTTCCGTTGGCTCGATCCTTCTCTAGACTCATGTTGTGTTGAAGGTCGTTCAGCTTGCTTTGAAAATCGTGATCCAGCATGGAATATCACTTTACATGGTATGCCTGAAGGTCAAGAATTTATTCATTACCTAGAAAAGTGGATTGCTTCTCCTACAGATGAGGACTGTCCTCTTGGTGGTCAAGCTGCGTATGGACATTCCCTGGTTATTGATGCAGAAAAAAATACCATTCCAGCAAGTCACTTCCGCACGAGTCACACCCCACTCCACAGCCAAGAAGATTTTATTGCCGCCTATGTCTCTGCTCGTCGAATCGCAGATGGTATGAGTGAAAAGTCTGGTCTAGAAGTTTTCCCCTACAGTGTTTACTACATATTCTTCGATCAATACACCACAATCATCAGCCTCACGGCAACTCTCTTGTGTTCTGCCTTGGTACTCATTCTAttcatctcttcaattctccttGGATCTCTCAAAACAGGCGCTGTAGTCACAGTGACAGTCATAATGATAGTCACCGATATCATTGGCACAATGGCTCTCTTCAACGTCTCTCTCAACGCAGTCAGTCTCGTCAACCTCATCATCTGTGTTGGAATTGGCGTGGAATTCTGCGCCCACATCGCCCGCGCATTCATGTTCCCTTCGCGCTCCGTCATGGAAAAGGCGAAAAATAAATTCCGCAATAAGGATGCGCGCGCGTGGACTGCTCTTGTAAACGTAGGCGGGTCAGTCTTCAGCGGCATCACTATTACGAAATTGGTAGGCGTTACGGTATTGGCGTTTACGAGGAGTAAAATCTttgagatttattattttagaatCTGGCTTGCGTTGGTGGTTTTTGCAGCATTGCATGCGTTGGTTTTCTTGCCTGTGGCGCTTAGCTTGGTGGGTGGAGAGGGCTATAGAGATAGTGGGGATGAAGGGGGGTTGGAGGAGGATTTGGCAGAGAGGAGATATAGAGCGCTTTTGCCGGATGATGAGAGTGATGATGAGTATTAG